A DNA window from Hordeum vulgare subsp. vulgare chromosome 1H, MorexV3_pseudomolecules_assembly, whole genome shotgun sequence contains the following coding sequences:
- the LOC123450197 gene encoding dnaJ homolog subfamily B member 4-like, whose translation MGLDYYKILGVDKAASDDDLKKAYRKLAMKWHPDKNPTNKKEAESKFKQISEAYEVLSDSQKRAVYDQYGEEGLKGQVPPPGAGGAGGPGGATFFSTGSDGPTAFRFNPRNAEDIFAEFFGSSSPFGGMGGGMGGMGGMGGGHGMPSGGIRFSPSMFGGGGDHAFTQTFGGHGGGDGYSGMFGGGGRPVKVAPIERKLPCSLEELYKGTTKKMKISREIADASGKTIPVEEILTIDVKPGWKKGTKITFPEKGNEQPNTIAADLVFIIDEKPHPVYTRDGNDLVVMQKIPLAEALTGYTVHLTTLDGRSLTVPISSVIHPGYEEVLRGEGMPFPKDPSRKGNLRVKFDIKFPARLTADQKSGVKRLLGQ comes from the exons ATGGGGCTGGACTACTACAAGATCCTGGGGGTGGACAAGGCGGCCAGCGACGACGACCTCAAGAAGGCCTACCGCAAGCTCGCCATGAAGTGGCACCCCGACAAGAACCCCACCAACAAGAAGGAGGCCGAGAGCAAGTTCAAGCAGATCTCCGAGGCATACGAG GTGCTGAGCGACTCGCAGAAGCGCGCGGTCTACGACCAGTACGGCGAGGAGGGGCTCAAGGGCCAGGTGCCGCCGCCGGGGGCCGGCGGCGCGGGCGGGCCCGGGGGCGCCACCTTCTTCTCCACCGGCTCCGACGGGCCCACGGCGTTCCGCTTCAACCCGCGCAACGCAGAGGACATCTTCGCCGAgttcttcggctcctccagccCCTTCGGCGGCATGGGCGGCGGCATGGGTGGCATGGGGGGCATGGGCGGAGGCCACGGCATGCCGTCCGGCGGCATCAGGTTCTCTCCGTCCAtgttcggcggcggcggcgaccatGCCTTCACCCAGACGTTCGGTGgccacggcggcggcgacgggtaCTCCGGGAtgttcggcggcggcggcaggccggTCAAGGTGGCGCCCATCGAGAGGAAGCTGCCCTGCTCCCTCGAGGAGCTGTACAAGGGCACCACCAAGAAGATGAAGATCTCCAGGGAAATCGCCGATGCCAGCGG gaagacgatcccagttGAGGAGATCCTGACGATCGATGTGAAGCCGGGGTGGAAGAAGGGCACGAAGATCACTTTCCCGGAGAAGGGCAACGAGCAGCCCAACACGATCGCGGCGGACCTCGTCTTCATCATTGACGAGAAGCCGCACCCGGTGTACACCCGAGACGGCAACGACCTGGTGGTGATGCAGAAGATACCGCTCGCCGAAGCCCTGACGGGCTACACGGTACACCTGACGACGCTGGACGGGCGCAGCCTGACGGTGCCGATCAGCTCAGTGATCCACCCGGGGTACGAGGAGGTTTTACGCGGCGAGGGCATGCCGTTCCCCAAGGACCCGTCCAGGAAGGGCAACCTGCGGGTCAAGTTCGACATCAAGTTCCCTGCCAGGCTCACCGCCGACCAGAAGTCCGGCGTCAAGAGGCTCCTGGGGCAGTAG